The genome window TAAAATGACCTAACTAAAGAATAATGATgatagaataacagaataatgggGAAATGAATAACAATGAACAGTAGTgtagtaagaataataatacacagtCCAATAGTAAGGCACCGCATAATAAAAAGGTATTGATGTATGGCGCTCTCTCTATACAACAAGCAACTTTAATTAATTCTGCTTTACACTTTACCCAGCACACAGTTCTTACACAGAGGTAGCTGATAAAGCCAGACACTTCCTCCAACTGACTAGCTCATGTTTGATTCGCCTGTCAGTTCCACTCGACACCTCAATGCTGAAATACAACGGAGCACTTCTGCAGTGCTCTTTCACAGCTAAAACACTTTCACTAACTGTTAACAACAGTGAATAGCATGGCTATAGGCTAGTTTACATTTGATTTATCCTGAGTGACTGAGCTCTGTAATAGGGCTGGCTGATGTTAGCATTTTATCAGTTAGCTTTTGACCACCTGGCCATTCAAGTGCACGAAAGCCAATTACAGCATTAAAACACACGGGATTCGGCTCATTATGATTAATGACAATTAGATTTCACTTATCCTGAGTGACTTATGCAGGTACTCTGCTTGTTACAGCAGCTAGAATTGGAGTACAGTGTCTCCAGTGTGCCGGGTGACTgatgttagcattttagcatttagcttttGCCCACTCAGCCATTCAGCCATACAAATTATAGCACTAAAACTCAGCAGAATTTGACTCATACATATTTATGAGGATGGTTAAAAGTACTTCTGCTgccctgttatttatttataacaagtTCATTTTCAGATGAAACTATTactgttagcattgttagcataACTGTGTAGTTATCTAACAAAGCATCCAAAGCCTTTCTTTATCCAACTCTCTAAATGATAAAAATCTCTCTGTTGGATTCATTATGAAAGCAAGGCCACTGAAACAGTTCAAAGATTTATATAAATTGGGTGGCGGGAGGCTGAGTGAAGGGCCTGGCATCCAAACAATTCCAGAGTGAAGTGCATTTgcacttttgcattttttttcagccacGTAATACACTCGTGCTGTGGCCATGGcttaaaccatttttttaaatcatgctcTGCATactttccaggttatttgtgttatttgtatatttgaaatataaatcGATTGTTGCACCCATCAGCATTTAGTGCATGTTAGCAGACACTCTTTAGCACTCAGATGTACACTCAACAACCCTAGTTTTTGTGGACTTACAGTTGACAGTGAGGGTGAAAGCAGAACTGGTTGCAGATTCCACTTGGTTCTTGGCTATGCAGTAGATTGGCCCTTGCAGGTCTGTACGAAAAACCTGACTAATGGCGAGCTCTCTGCCGTTCTGCACCACATGCTTCCCATCCACCACCACGGGAGCTGAATTGTTCAGCCAGCTGTAGGAGAGATCAGACCCTTTGGCAGAGCAGGTAAGaactacagtgctgttgaattccaCTGCTTCAGGAAGGTTGGAGAAGATATTCACATCTGCCAAAGGCTCTGTGGGAGATGCATGGGTTTGTTAGAAAAGAGAGGGTCAAAGAGGCATAcagttaaaatatattcataatattcaaAACATTAATTTTGCATTTGTAATTTTCCACCACAGTTGGtgtactttttggaaaaaaaaaaaaacttgactgATTTAGATTCTGACAGCTATAATCGGTCTCATTCACCATGTGAGTGCTCAGTGATATTTCTTATACCTCTGGTTCAACAGAGGAGAATTCAAAATCTCACTGCAGTCTCAGTCTCACACTCCTTTTAAATGAGTACATGAGGCTGCACAGAACTGGTGCATTTTTTTCCGAATCTCCGTTCAAAATGGCCAAACCCAGTTCCCATCTGAGTGTTCAGCATCGCTTTTATGTTTCTAAACttgcaataaaaaacaaatacagatgtggacaaatttgttggtacccttacagTTCTTTGAAAGAATGATTCATTGctcctgaaaagtgattaaaCCAAAAGCAATAGTCTCTTATATACCTGCCTGCCTATAGTATGTGAtagattaaaccaataaaattgtgaagagaaatgacttattgtttattttaccaaGATAATCTAAAACAGCCTGGACAGATTTCTTGGTTCCCCTAAAAAGATTAGAAATTATTGCAttctaatcatgtttcaaaCTAATTTAACCTTAATTAGTGTCACAGGTGTCTTCAATCTGTGtaacagccaatcagcctatttaaagagagaaaatgtgccACTGTGTAGGTTGGTATCATTGTGTGCACCATACTGAATATAGACCAGAAAAAGCAAAGGAGAGAGTTGTCCGAGGAGCCCAGAAAGAAAACTGTAGATAGCCATCTTAAAGGTAAAGGCTATATATCCCACTTACCTTAAAGAACtcctcaccccacagatttcagCATGTCCTCTCCGCTCTACAAACACTCATCGTCTCCTCCCCCCTAGGACTAAGACCCGCACCATTGGGGATCGAGCCTTTTGCGCCGCTGCTCCTCGCCTGTGGAATGCCCTCCCTGAACATCTGAGGGCTCCACAAATGACTGATGGTTTTAAAAGGGGTCTAAAAacgtacctttttaaaaagtgttttaatatttagagtttaaatttctgtgctaatctcagttggcagctggttttaattgctgtATGTTATTATGACTCTTTTctgtagcactttgagattttctttaaaatgtaaagtgctttataaataaaatgtattattattattattattattattattattataagaccatctccaagcagtttgatgttcctgtgactacagttgcaaatattattaaaaagtataaggTCCATGGGATTGTAGCCAACCTCCCAGGACATGGCCGCAAGAAGAAACGCAACCCCAGGCTGATCAGAAGGATTGAGCGGATGGTAGACAAAGAACCAAGGAAAACATCCAAAGCCATTCAAGCTGAACTCCAAGGTCAAGGAACATCACTATCTGATCACACCATCCAtcgcattttaaacaacaatgggCTCCatggaagaagacccaggagAACACCattactgaaagaaaaacataaaaaaaatccagactggAATTGGCTAAAATGCATGTTGACAAGCCACAAGGTTTCTGGGAGAATGTCCTTTGGACTGACGAAACAAAACtagagctttttggcaagtcaCATCAGCTGTATgttcacagacagaaaaaatgaagctttcaaagaagagaacaccatacctactgtgaaacatggaggggGCTCAGTCATgttttggggctgctttgctgcaTCTGGTACAGGGGgccttgaatctgtgcagggcacaatgaagGCTCAAGACTATCGAGGCATCCTGGAGAGAAACATGctgcccagtgtcagaaagctctcCCTCAGTCGCAGGTCATGGGTCCTCCAACAGGATaataacccaaaacacacagctaaaaGGACTCAAGAATGGCTGGGAAAAATCATTGGACTATTCTTAAATGGCCCTCTGTgagccctgatctgaatcctattgaacatctgtggaaagatctgaaaaatgcagtgtgcagAAGGCACCTTTCAAACCTCAGACAGTTagagcagtttgctcaggaacAGTGGGCCAAAATACCTGTTACCCGATGCAGAAGTCTCCTCGTAAACTACCGCGATCGCTTGTTGGCAGTGATTGCTGCTAAAGGTGGTGCAACAAACTATTAAGGGTACCATCTTTTTTGTccatgtcattttcatttggttcattatgtaaaatattcagtttaatcGAAGATCAAAAGTAATATCTGATTTGTGTTAAACATGGAATTAACAGTGATTGATGCCATTAACATTGttttcaaattatttcagaGATAGTTGTGGGCTCTTCTTTTTCAtggaagggtaccaacaaatttgtccacttctgtaaaaaaataaaaataaaataaaataaaaaggacgtgttgtaggctgattggtgttcttaaattgtctgtagtgtgcgagtgtgtgtgtgattgtgccctgcggtGGGTTGGCACCcagcgaccctgtgtaggataagcagtacagaaaatggatggatggatggatcataTACCAGCCACCTGAGCACAAGTCACAGTAATGCGcgtgaatacaaaaaaaaggcaCACTTGCATGTACAAATAAACAACTTTTAGAGTGTACATAAAGGAATGCATAAAATGTAAGTATTTTGAAGCACAAAAATAGATGTAACGTACCCAGCACCACGAGCACAGTCTGGTCCACCAGCTGGTCCAGGTTGGAGTCGACGATGGTCAGGGTGTAGGTCCCGCTGTCCTCGGCCCTGAGCGAGTTGAGCTGGAGCGTGTACGTGCTCCTGTAATATTTCACGCGGCCGCTGTACGCGCTGGACACCTTCTCGTTCTCCTTCGTGGCCGTGTAGATGGGAACAGTGGTACCGGGTTTGGGGATGAACGACCACGTCACCGTCTGGACCTCAGCCGAAGGAGGACCTGATGCCGTGAAATTCACACTTTTACCCCTCACACCGCTCACCGCTTCTGGCATCACAAGCTGGGCACCAGAACAGACACCTGAGGGTTCAAGAGATATTAGAAGTGTCCATAAAACAATATGCATTAGACATTGTAGCCTACATTGAGAAGTAAAATTATAAGTTTCtttaaaagattattttaaaaattaaatgtaatgctGACAGtaataatgtgtttaatatttatgctctgttgattaagtaaggaatagcACTTGACAGACCAtgcagttatatgaaaataatccacattgTTCTGGTGTGATGCAGGCGACGTGAAGCAGAGCTTACAATGtagtatttattaatgaacaacacattttaacagtttatagttacatttaatgctgtggaatggtGAAATGTCCACAAGAGTTAGTTCCTGAATCAGATTCAGCAatcatgctgtggtataacagtcTTATGTGTGGAGCTGAACACATATGCTGATCCTTTCTTTATAAAGATTAACAACTTACattttgaattcatttattgGGAGGCATAAAATTTCTGATGTATAGATACTTACCCATTTCTGCCAGAAGTAACAAAAGCAACCACAAATTGTACAAATCCATTGTAAACATACCCTGAGCCACAGCTGGGAACCAGGTTTGGTTATAATATGTCAGTTTGATGTAAagagtgtatatatgtgtggcTGCTCCAACAGGGCCGGAAAAGTGAAGCCAACATGTagtgaggccctctagtggtcTTTAAATGGTCCTGTTCCTATTTTAGTGAATGGAAAATAAGCCAAGCTTACATTTTAAGTTACATCactacaaattatttttgggaATAGTGTTCTGTTTGCAGTTGACCATGATAACTGCCCCAACATTTTCCttatgataaatgtgttttattggtGTTATTTGATGAGCAAATGTTCTGcagcaaagccatgtcttgttctgcttAATACctacactgtaaaatgtaatatgtacTTAAAAATCTGAAGCAGTGATCTTACACACAAAATTTTGAGTAATttcagacatatatatatatatatatatatacacagtcagtTTTTAAACTGGTTCATTTTACCAAATATATTAActaccaaataaataaagtaaaatctcgattatgattatgattataacTGCATAAGATCTATCAGTCTTTAGCAAGCATTTTGCAGTTAACAGTTATGCTGTTACTCTTACTTATACATTTACATCTACTACactacttaaataaataaaaatccctgTAATAATCTAATTGATAAAAGATCCAAGAACAGTTTTATTTACATAGCATAAATATTAGCAATAAGAAAATTACATAAGAtcagaaaatgtaatttcatgTAAAAATACCTAAAGATgaatatattcatgaaaaaatcaagtaaaaatattagctaaagctaacctgacagaaaGAGGTCACGTCGACGCCAGAAACGGCATTCAACTACACTACCCAGAGTACTACACAGcttacaaacatggctgctacAGACTACAACACCCAGCACCAACAGAGTCTGCCATGTTCAAGTTCGCCATcttactgattacacacacctgttcacaaTTACAGACAACAGTATAAAAGGACTCTCTATTCACACTCACCTTGTGATGTATATGCTCTGTGATTCTCTCTATTCCTGTATGCATCGGGTTCTTCTGAcagatttttgttgttattcttcatgttatttatatatatatattaaatagatagatagatagatgtacatttaaaagtagtcaAAACATATCTAACAGAacatagtgtttattttttacagctTCATGGTATGCTTTACAAATAGGAATTTTATATGACAGTATCATGAAAGTGTATTTGTGGGATGTCACTGAGCAAATCCCTGTAACGAGTGCTTTCTCCATGTTACAcaacaataagaaaaataatctcTTATTGAACTGCAGTTGGCCACCTTCTGTTCCCTTCTAATGCAGCTGACCGTAAATTGTTTTTCTTGCCTTAAACTAAGTTagaataaatgaaaagtttCCTTGTTCTGTCTGTTTAATGATCAATTTTTATATTGCATACATTGGAGGTGTCATCTCAGTGCTGAAAGCAGTGCCagactacattacccatcagcccctgcacatcACATGAGCACATGAGTCACGTTCAGTTCTAATGAGCACTCGTATTCTATTCAAAGTTCTGACATTGGTAGCACTCCTGTGCTAGTGTTTGTCATGTTCactttatgtttgtgtgtttccatgCTTGCCTTGTTCTTGTTCATCTTcttattgtttgttttcctgtatTGCACTAATTAAATATTTGCATTGGCCTCTGGCTCCAAAATCTGACTACAATCAGCAGAATAAGCAGAAGATGGATAGTCTTTCTGTAATGATTcactgatgcagaaaaactgCCAGATAAAGTGTTTGTTGGCTTTTTAATTTATGTGGTCCACCCGTATGTACCACCGCCAATGCCTGAAGTGTCAGAAGTATGGTCATGTGGCAGCGGCATGTATTGCGCAAGGTGTGGTGGAGACCATGAGTACGGAAGGTGTGAGCGTGGAGTAAATCCGACATGTAACTGTGGAGGTGATCACAGTGCGGGTTATTGTGGCTGTCGGGTCAGAAAGGATGCTGTGAAATTTCAGAAAATCAGAGTTTCAGAAGGAATAACATATGCAGACGCAATAACGCATGTTCAGAAAACAACACAGCAGGAAGATCAGATGCAAAAATCCCCTGTAATGGTTGAGAAATGTGTGAATTGTTGCAGAGtgaatgaaaatgtaatgatggttgataaaatgttatttattgcaTTCATAGCAGGAGTAGTCAATTGCTGTGTGGAaagcagaaagcagaaaagagATAATTTGAGTTATTCTTAGAGCAGTTGGAAAATATTTGGATGCAGAAGGTATAACTGTGGATCATATAAATGAAGAGTTTAAGTGGCAAACAGACAGTATGTGGTGGCTCTTAATGGTGTTGATCATTCTTCAGTGGAATGCTAGAAGTTTGATATTGAACggaaaagaaattaagaaattaacagatgatattaataataaacctcATGTTATATGTATTCAGGAATCATGGCTCAAATGACATCTGAATTTTGTGTTGCAAGATTACTCAGCAGTGAGAAGGGACAGGAAAGTTGGAAATGGTGGAGGGGTGATAACGTTTATTAAATTAGGGGTAGCGTTTAAAAGAGTGGCTGTGAAGGAAGAATGTGAAGTGGTAGTGGAGGTTTGGGCTGGAACACAGAATATcagaataattcatttttataatccTTGCGAAAGGCTAAATAGTGAAGCATTAGGAAATAAAGGCGGTGAATGTAACCATGGTGAGTTTTGGTGTGGGGACTTTAATGCACGCAGTACAGTATGGTGTAGCATGTATACTGATCAGACAGGGAGAGAAGTGGAAGAATtcctagatttaaaaaatctagtATGTATAAACAATGGTAATGCTACTAGATTGATTATATCTAAAGGGCGATACTCTGTCATAGTTTTAACACTCATGTCTCAAAAATTAGCtaaagaatgtgtgtgagaagtgTTGCATCATAATCTAATAGGCAGTGACCATTTCCCAATATATTGTAAGATGGGGTTAGAAATATCCGAGACAGGTATGGAAAGAATCCCCAGATGGAAGTTTAAATCAACGGACTGGAATAAATTTAAAGAGGTATGCGACTTAAGATTATTAAACAAGACCATAGATGATGTAGAGCAATATAATGATAGAATTTGTGCGACTGTTTGTGACACAGCAGAAGAAGTGATTGGTAAAAGTACTGggaggcagagaaagaaagatgtgcCTTGGTGGATAGATGAATGTAGTAATTAAAATTAGAAACAGATTATTAAGAAAGGTAAGAAAGTCAtactcttttttattattttatttcgtATGAGAGAGCTCACATAGTAGTAAGGAAATCAGCCAAAAGAAATCACTGGAGAGAATACTGACATCATTGAAATATTGGGAATGATTAGGAAGATGGGAGGGATCCAGAATTTCCTGTTTTAATTAGtgggaataaaaaaatgatcaataaTAGTGAAAAGGCAGAAATATTGGCTAAGGCCTTTATTAAAGTGCGTAGTAATGGAAACATATCAGATGATATGAGAAGATATAAATAGCAGAGCCTGAGAGAGAATCCTGAAATTTTGGTTCAAACAGGCCCCTCTGGAAGCACTCTTGATGCTGCTTTTTCCTTGTATGCACTTAAACAGGCTCTTGAATGGGTAAGACATACTTCTCCTGGAAAGGATGAACTGTGTTATGATATGATTAAACATTTATCAGAGAAttcattaaatgttattttaagatTATATTATGAAACATGGAAATTAAGAAAACTCCCTCCTTCTGCAAACATGGAATTGTGGTTCCTATTGCAAAGCCTGGGAAAGATCACTCTATACCAATAAACTACAGACCTATAGCCTTAACTTCTAATCTGTGTAAACTAATGGAGCGAATGGTTATGTCTTGGCTGATGTATGTCCAGAAGGGGACACAGCACATTAGATGCAATCATATGTTTAGAAGCTGAAATTAGGAAAGTCCAAGTTAAAAAAGAATTGTTAATGGAGTATTCTTTGATATTGAAAAAGCTTACGATATGGTGTGGAAGGAAGGACTGTTAATTAAACTAGATCGAATGGGCATTAGGAGGAGGTTACATAACTggataattaattttttactaGAATGTATAATACGAGTATGCGTGGGAACTTCCTATTCAAATGTATATTCCACAGATAACGGAACCACTCAAGGCAGTGTTTGTAGCCCCattctttttaatattatgatAAATGACATATTTGAGAAAATTGGACCAGGAATAGGCAAATCATTATATGATGATGAAGGAGCTTTATGGAAGAGAGGATGAAATGTGTAATAGGTAGAGAGGGAAATGCAGGATGCAGTAGAAGTCAAAAATTGGGCTAATCAATGGGGATTTTGGTTTTCTGATGCAAAAACTCAGGtgatatgttaaaaaaaaaaaaaaaaaagaaaactcccatagttaaaataaaattatataatcataCCTTAGATCATGTTTCACTAATCAGGTATATGGGGATTTGGATGGACTCTAAATTAACATTTGAGACACATATACAGAAAGGAGTAGACAAATGTCAGAAGGGGATAAATGTTTTGAGGTGTATGGCAGGGGTGGATTGGGGTGCCAAACATCATTCACTAAGAAGAATTTATTGTGCATTAATTAGATCAAAAATCGATTATGGCAGActagcatcatcatcattgttaAGTGAAGATAAATGTGATTCAATATCAGCTATTAGATCATCACCTGTATAAGCACTGCAGGTGGAAATGGGGGAAATGCCTTTAGCCATTCATGGACTTAAACTAAAATGATTTACTGGACGTCTGTAAAAGGTCATCTAATTAGTCatccagttaaaaaaatattagagaAGTGCTGGGAATATGAGAATACACAATTGGATAGCTTTGGATGGACTGCAAATAAGGAGGTTCAACAAATAGGAATACATAACATTGATGTTAGCTCAACTGTGGTTCTTCCCAATGCCATCAGTTGATCTCCAGCTATCAAATATTATAAACGATAATCAAAGGTATGGTGCAAAGGATATATTAGTGCAGCAGTGTTTGGAAGTACTCTCTTTACCTGTGAGTATATACTGATGGCTAGAATCTGGGCGTACAGCTGCGGCAACGCGCGTTCCtcagtttaaatataaaattgctaAAAGAACATCTAATCATCTATCAGTATATACAGCAGAGATGGTTGCTATTCAGTTACAGTTAGCTCTACAGTGGGCAGAAGAAATCATACCACTAATTGTCGTGATTTGTTCTGATTCCTACTCAGCACTTGCAAGTTTATTGAGTGGAAAATCATCATCAAGGCAAGGCATTTTAATGGAAATATTTCAAAGTTTGTTCAGAATATGCCAACTAAGAATTACACTTGTCTTCTTATGGGTACCTGCTTATGTTGGAGTGGAAGGGAGGAGGTGGATATTATAGCTAAGCAGGCTCTCAAGCATTCAAAAATCGATATAAATATACCATTAAGGAAGTCAGAAGTCAAAGGATTAATTAAAGTAGCTGTCCAAAAAACGTGACAAGAGAGATGGGACAAGGAAAAAAGGGGCGTCATCTGTATAATATTCAAAAACAAGTTGGTTGTGAAATGGTTGAATATGGTAATAGAAGGAAAGATACAGTAATATCTCGACTACAAACTGGACACTCTGCACCGAATAACTCAAATTTATATCATAGGAAAACATGAATCTAATTGTAATAAATGTTGTGttccagagactgttgtgcatgtgCTGCTAAATTGTATGGTATATGAAACAGAAAGACTCCAGGTCAGAGAAGAATAAAAAGCTTTGGTATCAATTGTCTGACATTACAGAGCCTTCTGAATAATTCTTCTAAAGTATATAAAGTtctttaaagtaatttaaaagaACTTTATATACTTTAGAAGAATTATTCAGAggtcaaggttttttttttcccttctacGCCAACGCTTCACGCTCCATCCCAGTAGGTGGCGAAAATGCACCAAAAGTTGGTTTCCCAACTGCTGTAAAAcccgaaagaaagaaagaaagaaagaaagacttgtTGCGAAGTAACGCTCAGTGTGCCTTTACCTGAACTCACTAAGCCTTGTATTCTGAATTTAgatattctgtattttttttttttttttggcttatttgagttactatggacttcctgtcagcttctggtcattctcctctgatcagcaacgtgtttcagcctgcagacccgcCGCTCACAGgacggttaaagtcactgagatcacactttttcttcattctgatgtttgctgtgaacattaactgaagctcttgacctgtatctgcataattttatgcattgtgctgctgccacatgattggctgattagataactgcatgaagtGTATAAGCATAGATTAAGTGAAATTAATATCtctttattaaaaacagaacAGGGATTAGGTTATGTGTGATTTATCTACCTATGAAAGTACTTCATGTAGGATATCAGTGGAATGTGGCTTCTGCAAAAAACAGATCCACAGATCTGTACATCCATGCAACACGTGCTGTACTATTCACAAACAAATGTCTTTAAAATTGGGTCTTTGACCTAGCAGACATTAGAT of Pangasianodon hypophthalmus isolate fPanHyp1 chromosome 30, fPanHyp1.pri, whole genome shotgun sequence contains these proteins:
- the LOC117596615 gene encoding carcinoembryonic antigen-related cell adhesion molecule 6 — protein: MFTMDLYNLWLLLLLLAEMGVCSGAQLVMPEAVSGVRGKSVNFTASGPPSAEVQTVTWSFIPKPGTTVPIYTATKENEKVSSAYSGRVKYYRSTYTLQLNSLRAEDSGTYTLTIVDSNLDQLVDQTVLVVLEPLADVNIFSNLPEAVEFNSTVVLTCSAKGSDLSYSWLNNSAPVVVDGKHVVQNGRELAISQVFRTDLQGPIYCIAKNQVESATSSAFTLTVNYGPDLITIKREPADDVLNKGSNLTLSCSAQSSPAAEIIWLFNEVKLPQNTATLVLSNFGRNQSGNYSCIAYNSKTKRYVTSEVTTLTLAGERESDGQLSEGAIAGIVIAVLLLVAIIMVIIYKRQQIQD